In Roseomonas fluvialis, one genomic interval encodes:
- a CDS encoding Na/Pi cotransporter family protein, whose translation MTEAWLLLELAGEAALLLWGLHMVQSGVMRAYGSRLRQRLGSGLSNRRRGFAAGLVVTALLQSSTATAFMVASFCAGGAVALVPGLAAMLGANVGTALIVQLVSFNMDALAPLLILAGVVAFRSATRTRQRDLGRASIGLGLMLLSLHLMGSTMAPVENSPALRAVLRALADQPFPNLVIAAVIAWAMHSSIAGVIFVASLHAAGVVPAEAAIAMVVGANLGSALNPVLEGDRSEWARMRVPIGNLANRVLGAVLALALLPWCVAAMQWIDPGPARLVANTHLAFNLALALLMLPLLPGVARLLKRALPERPLADDQATPRYLDDAALRTPPVALANAEREALRQADALEEILRAIATGFRTEDRDLTRRVARLNEVVDRLNRAVQGYLAALNTELLGEEDRRRIAEISTFAINLDSAGDVLERSLARVAAKWARDGMPLDDAMMESIQAVHLRGIEQLQLAVAAFMREDLSAARRLIEEKERMRLEEADTAQRFALAVEPAAIAATGLLLEVVRDLKRVGGHLAATAHPLLERVGALRASRLADSAA comes from the coding sequence ATGACCGAAGCCTGGCTGCTGCTGGAACTCGCGGGCGAGGCCGCGCTGCTGCTGTGGGGCCTGCACATGGTGCAGAGCGGCGTGATGCGCGCCTATGGTAGCCGGCTGCGCCAGCGGCTGGGCAGCGGGCTGTCGAACCGCCGGCGCGGCTTCGCGGCGGGGCTGGTGGTGACCGCGCTGCTCCAGAGCAGCACCGCCACAGCCTTCATGGTCGCGTCCTTCTGCGCCGGCGGCGCGGTGGCACTGGTGCCCGGGCTGGCGGCGATGTTGGGGGCGAATGTCGGCACCGCGCTGATCGTGCAGCTGGTGTCGTTCAACATGGATGCCTTGGCGCCGCTGCTGATCCTGGCCGGCGTGGTCGCCTTCCGCAGCGCGACACGCACGCGCCAGCGCGACCTGGGGCGTGCCAGCATCGGCCTGGGGCTGATGCTGCTCTCGTTGCATCTGATGGGCAGCACCATGGCGCCGGTCGAGAATTCGCCGGCGCTGCGCGCGGTGCTGCGCGCGCTGGCCGACCAGCCCTTCCCCAACCTGGTCATCGCCGCGGTCATCGCCTGGGCGATGCATTCGTCGATCGCCGGGGTGATCTTCGTCGCGTCGTTGCACGCTGCCGGGGTGGTGCCGGCGGAAGCCGCCATCGCCATGGTGGTAGGGGCGAATCTCGGCAGCGCGCTGAACCCGGTGCTGGAAGGGGACCGCAGCGAATGGGCGCGGATGCGCGTGCCGATCGGCAACCTGGCGAACCGCGTGCTCGGCGCGGTGCTGGCGCTGGCGCTGCTGCCCTGGTGCGTCGCGGCGATGCAGTGGATCGACCCGGGGCCGGCGCGGTTGGTGGCGAATACACACCTGGCGTTCAACCTGGCCCTGGCGCTGCTGATGCTGCCGTTGCTGCCGGGTGTCGCCCGGCTGCTCAAGCGCGCCCTGCCCGAACGCCCGCTGGCCGACGACCAAGCCACGCCGCGCTACCTGGACGATGCCGCGCTGCGCACGCCGCCGGTCGCGCTGGCCAATGCCGAGCGCGAGGCACTGCGCCAGGCCGATGCGCTCGAGGAGATCCTGCGCGCCATCGCCACCGGCTTCCGCACCGAGGACCGCGACCTCACGCGTCGCGTCGCCCGGCTGAACGAGGTGGTGGACCGGCTCAACCGCGCCGTGCAGGGCTACCTGGCGGCGCTCAACACCGAACTTCTGGGCGAGGAGGACCGCCGGCGCATCGCCGAGATCAGCACCTTCGCCATCAACCTCGACAGTGCGGGGGATGTGTTGGAGCGCAGCCTTGCGCGCGTCGCCGCGAAATGGGCGCGCGATGGCATGCCGCTGGACGATGCGATGATGGAATCGATCCAGGCGGTGCACCTGCGCGGGATCGAGCAGCTGCAGCTCGCCGTCGCCGCCTTCATGCGCGAGGATCTCTCGGCCGCGCGCCGCCTGATCGAGGAGAAGGAGCGCATGCGCCTGGAGGAGGCCGACACGGCGCAGCGCTTCGCGCTGGCGGTGGAGCCCGCCGCCATCGCGGCGACCGGGCTGCTG
- the glpK gene encoding glycerol kinase GlpK, protein MTADILLALDQGTTSTRAMAFEATLVPIATAQEELPQHFPSPGWVEHEPEDIWRGALTTLRGALAQAGGDARRVAGIGITNQRETTLLWDRATGRCLHRAIVWQDRRTADHCARLRAEGLEPLLVERSGLLADPYFSATKLAWLLDNVAGARAAAERGDLAFGTVDAFVLWRLTGGRVHATDATNAARTMLFDIRSGAWDDDLLRIFRIPRAVLPEVTNCATEFGTTDAALLGAAVPVRGIAGDQHAATIGQGCFAPGMVKSTYGTGCFAMLNTGADPVASRNRLLTTIAYQLDGVRTYALEGAIFVAGAAVQWLRDGLGIIRDATEAGVLAARADPAQQVVMVPAFTGLGAPHWDAGARAAIFGLTRGSGRAELCRAALESVAFQTRDLVDAMLADWPAAGDTVLRVDGGMVASDWTMQFLADVLGAPVDRPVVRETTALGAAYLAGLQAGLLPPPGPGGASHWRLDRRFTPAMPQAEAARRHALWQDAVRRTLSA, encoded by the coding sequence ATGACCGCCGATATCCTGCTCGCCCTGGACCAGGGCACGACCAGCACGCGCGCCATGGCCTTCGAGGCCACGCTGGTGCCGATCGCCACCGCGCAGGAGGAACTGCCGCAGCATTTCCCCAGCCCCGGCTGGGTCGAGCACGAGCCCGAGGACATCTGGCGCGGCGCACTGACTACCCTGCGCGGCGCGCTGGCGCAGGCTGGCGGCGACGCGCGCCGCGTGGCGGGGATCGGCATCACCAACCAGCGCGAGACCACGCTGCTGTGGGACCGCGCGACGGGCCGCTGCCTGCACCGCGCCATCGTCTGGCAGGACCGCCGCACCGCGGACCACTGCGCGCGCCTGCGCGCGGAGGGCCTGGAACCGCTGCTGGTCGAGCGCAGCGGGCTGCTGGCCGACCCGTATTTCTCCGCCACCAAGCTGGCCTGGCTGCTCGACAACGTGGCGGGCGCGCGGGCAGCGGCGGAGCGCGGCGACCTCGCCTTCGGCACGGTGGATGCGTTCGTGCTGTGGCGCCTGACCGGCGGCCGGGTGCACGCAACCGATGCGACCAACGCCGCGCGCACCATGCTGTTCGACATCCGCAGCGGCGCCTGGGACGACGACCTGCTGCGCATCTTCCGCATCCCGCGCGCCGTGCTACCCGAGGTGACGAATTGCGCGACCGAATTTGGCACCACCGACGCGGCACTGCTGGGAGCGGCGGTGCCGGTGCGCGGCATCGCCGGCGACCAGCACGCCGCCACCATCGGCCAGGGCTGCTTCGCGCCGGGCATGGTGAAGTCCACCTATGGCACGGGCTGCTTCGCCATGCTGAACACCGGCGCCGATCCGGTCGCCTCACGCAACCGGCTGCTGACCACCATCGCCTATCAGCTCGATGGCGTGCGCACCTATGCGCTCGAGGGCGCCATCTTCGTCGCGGGTGCGGCGGTGCAGTGGCTGCGCGACGGGCTTGGCATCATCCGCGATGCCACCGAGGCCGGCGTGCTCGCGGCACGGGCGGACCCGGCGCAGCAGGTGGTGATGGTGCCGGCCTTCACCGGCCTTGGCGCGCCGCACTGGGACGCCGGGGCGCGCGCGGCGATCTTCGGCCTGACGCGTGGCAGCGGTCGTGCCGAGCTGTGCCGCGCCGCGCTCGAATCCGTGGCGTTCCAGACGCGCGACCTGGTCGATGCCATGCTGGCGGACTGGCCGGCGGCGGGGGATACGGTGCTGCGCGTGGATGGCGGCATGGTCGCATCGGACTGGACCATGCAGTTCCTGGCGGATGTACTCGGCGCGCCGGTCGATCGCCCGGTGGTGCGCGAGACCACCGCGCTCGGCGCGGCCTATCTTGCGGGGTTGCAGGCAGGGTTGCTGCCGCCGCCAGGGCCGGGCGGGGCATCGCACTGGCGGCTCGACCGCCGCTTCACCCCCGCCATGCCGCAGGCCGAGGCCGCGCGCCGCCACGCGCTGTGGCAGGATGCGGTGCGCCGCACGCTGAGCGCGTGA
- a CDS encoding cytochrome P460 family protein: protein MTRPAFLAAFAVATALGTAALAQTQPYAPGAHNIALPADWQARFIRYTTVDRPDRKIIRNMYVNPEAFAALQAGQPLPYGTLAVMADQRARVDAAGEVLRDGNGRLIPEPAFIAIAAQQKERGWGEGYGPDQRNGEWEYAVFDPRTGARAERPLNACFTCHLQARAQQDFSFSTWDYANRSR from the coding sequence ATGACACGTCCCGCATTCCTTGCGGCCTTCGCGGTGGCGACCGCGCTCGGCACCGCTGCGCTGGCGCAGACGCAGCCCTATGCGCCAGGCGCGCACAACATCGCGCTGCCGGCGGACTGGCAGGCGCGCTTCATCCGCTACACCACGGTCGACCGGCCGGACCGCAAGATCATCCGCAACATGTACGTGAACCCGGAGGCCTTCGCCGCGCTGCAGGCCGGCCAGCCGCTGCCCTATGGCACGCTGGCCGTCATGGCCGACCAGCGCGCGCGCGTGGATGCGGCGGGCGAGGTGCTGCGCGACGGCAACGGACGCCTGATCCCCGAACCCGCCTTCATCGCGATCGCCGCGCAGCAGAAGGAACGCGGCTGGGGCGAGGGCTACGGCCCCGACCAGCGCAACGGCGAATGGGAATACGCCGTGTTCGACCCGCGGACCGGCGCACGCGCCGAACGCCCGCTGAACGCCTGCTTCACCTGCCACCTGCAGGCGCGCGCGCAGCAGGATTTTTCGTTTTCCACCTGGGACTACGCGAACCGCTCGCGTTGA
- a CDS encoding amidohydrolase family protein, whose translation MTAPVLIRDAAWAVVWDAPAKRHAYARGMDVLIEGGRIAAIARHDPDAPPPPAAEVVDGTRLLVMPGLVNIHTHPTTEPASRGVREDHGVPEQQMTGLFERLQAFRIDQAGQAAAMRLAYAELMSAGVTSVVDLSPPFPDWLPIMRESGLRVWAGPGFAAAHWGMSAPQTVTYMWNRENARTQFDAAKQVMKEADADNSGRLHGIVFPAQIDTVEEDMLREAIAYAGETGRGFTTHIAQAVVEVREMIRRHGTTPIQWAESIGLLTPRSILGHAIFVDEHASIGWHTAKDIGLVADSGATVAHCPTPFARYGEHLKHFGKYRARGVNMGFGTDCAPHNLIEEMRLAIILARNAVRDVAAADTGSVFHAATAGGAAALGRPDLGRIEKGAAADVVLVDLAHPLMNPPRDPLRALLFHAADRAVKRVLVGGETVFANGKPTRLNVAEAAGILAESQAKMLRDARGRDYRGRSGDEISPLALPMH comes from the coding sequence ATGACTGCACCTGTGCTGATCCGCGACGCCGCCTGGGCGGTGGTGTGGGACGCGCCCGCCAAGCGCCACGCCTATGCGCGCGGCATGGACGTGCTGATCGAGGGTGGGCGCATCGCCGCCATCGCGCGGCACGATCCCGACGCGCCTCCGCCACCGGCTGCGGAGGTGGTGGATGGCACGCGCCTGCTGGTCATGCCGGGGCTGGTGAACATCCATACCCACCCGACGACCGAACCGGCTTCGCGTGGTGTGCGCGAGGATCATGGCGTGCCCGAACAGCAGATGACCGGGTTGTTCGAACGCCTGCAGGCCTTCCGCATCGACCAGGCCGGCCAGGCGGCGGCGATGCGGCTGGCTTATGCTGAACTGATGTCGGCCGGCGTGACCAGCGTGGTCGATCTCTCCCCGCCGTTTCCCGACTGGCTGCCCATCATGCGCGAGAGCGGCCTGCGCGTCTGGGCCGGACCCGGCTTCGCCGCCGCGCATTGGGGCATGTCGGCGCCGCAGACGGTCACGTACATGTGGAACCGCGAGAACGCCCGCACCCAATTCGACGCCGCCAAGCAGGTGATGAAGGAGGCTGATGCCGACAATTCCGGGAGGCTGCACGGCATCGTCTTCCCCGCCCAGATCGACACGGTCGAGGAAGACATGCTGCGCGAAGCCATCGCCTATGCCGGGGAGACCGGCCGCGGCTTCACCACCCACATCGCGCAGGCCGTGGTCGAGGTGCGCGAGATGATCCGCCGCCACGGCACCACGCCGATCCAATGGGCGGAATCGATCGGGTTGCTGACGCCGCGCTCCATCCTGGGCCACGCGATCTTCGTGGACGAGCATGCGTCGATCGGCTGGCATACCGCGAAGGATATCGGCCTTGTGGCCGACAGCGGCGCCACCGTCGCGCACTGCCCAACCCCCTTCGCGCGCTATGGCGAGCATCTGAAGCACTTCGGCAAGTACCGCGCGCGCGGCGTGAACATGGGCTTCGGCACCGACTGCGCGCCGCACAATTTGATCGAGGAGATGCGCCTCGCCATCATCCTGGCGCGCAACGCGGTTCGGGACGTGGCGGCGGCGGATACCGGCAGCGTCTTCCATGCCGCGACGGCGGGTGGGGCGGCTGCACTCGGCCGGCCCGACCTCGGCCGCATCGAGAAGGGCGCGGCGGCGGATGTCGTGCTGGTGGACCTGGCGCATCCGCTGATGAACCCGCCGCGCGATCCGCTGCGCGCGCTGCTGTTCCACGCCGCCGACCGCGCCGTGAAGCGCGTGCTGGTCGGCGGCGAGACGGTCTTCGCGAACGGCAAGCCGACGCGGCTCAACGTGGCCGAGGCCGCGGGCATCCTGGCCGAAAGCCAGGCAAAGATGCTGCGCGATGCGCGTGGGCGCGACTATCGCGGCCGCAGCGGGGACGAGATCTCGCCCCTGGCGCTGCCGATGCACTGA
- a CDS encoding MFS transporter — MPLLALAFLAFVGLGLPDPLPGTLWPELRPHYAQPHGALGLVLAAMATGYLTASILAGRAMQALGIGALLAASIAATAAAALGQAFAPPWLAFVALAMLAGFGSGAVDAALNTFAALRFAPRHLNWLHACWGLGATLGPGLATALLAIGAGWQAGYAAVGVVLAVLAVAFAATRARWQDGAGADAPPLPALSALRQPMVRRLIVVFFLLAGVEASAGQWAATVLVESRGATPAIAAGASTLFWAALALGRVAMGVVVDRIGADRLVRIAAPVAAVAALGFALAPRGLDLVALAVLAVALSPLFPTLVARTPARLGAATAMHAVGFQVAAATVGVAVLPGVIGLAVQAFGAGVAPLLVAALTAVLAVQVRRLA, encoded by the coding sequence GTGCCGCTTCTCGCCCTCGCCTTCCTCGCCTTCGTGGGCCTCGGCCTGCCGGATCCGTTGCCGGGCACGCTCTGGCCGGAGCTGCGGCCGCACTACGCGCAACCGCATGGCGCGCTCGGCCTGGTGCTGGCGGCGATGGCGACGGGCTACCTCACGGCCAGCATCCTCGCCGGGCGCGCCATGCAGGCGCTGGGCATCGGCGCGCTACTGGCCGCGAGCATCGCCGCCACCGCGGCCGCCGCGCTGGGCCAGGCATTCGCCCCGCCGTGGCTGGCCTTCGTCGCGCTGGCGATGCTGGCGGGGTTCGGCAGCGGCGCGGTGGATGCGGCGCTCAACACCTTCGCCGCGCTGCGCTTCGCGCCGCGCCACCTGAACTGGCTGCATGCGTGCTGGGGGCTCGGCGCCACGCTGGGGCCGGGGCTGGCGACGGCGCTGCTCGCGATCGGCGCCGGCTGGCAGGCAGGCTATGCGGCGGTGGGCGTGGTGCTGGCGGTGCTGGCGGTTGCCTTCGCCGCCACGCGCGCACGCTGGCAGGACGGCGCCGGCGCGGATGCACCGCCGCTGCCGGCGCTGTCGGCGTTGCGGCAGCCGATGGTGCGGCGGCTGATCGTGGTGTTCTTTCTGCTGGCGGGCGTGGAGGCCAGCGCAGGGCAGTGGGCCGCGACGGTGCTCGTGGAATCGCGCGGCGCCACGCCCGCGATCGCCGCGGGGGCCTCGACGCTGTTCTGGGCGGCGCTGGCGCTCGGGCGGGTGGCGATGGGGGTGGTGGTGGACCGCATCGGCGCGGACCGCCTGGTGCGCATCGCGGCACCGGTCGCGGCGGTCGCGGCGCTGGGCTTCGCGCTGGCGCCGCGTGGCCTCGACCTGGTGGCGCTGGCGGTGTTGGCGGTCGCACTCTCGCCGCTGTTCCCGACGCTGGTCGCACGCACGCCGGCGCGGCTTGGCGCAGCCACCGCCATGCACGCGGTGGGTTTCCAGGTGGCGGCGGCGACGGTCGGCGTGGCGGTGCTGCCAGGCGTGATCGGTTTGGCGGTGCAGGCCTTCGGCGCAGGCGTGGCGCCGCTGCTGGTCGCGGCGCTGACGGCCGTGCTGGCGGTGCAGGTGCGGCGACTGGCGTAG
- a CDS encoding ABC transporter ATP-binding protein, with protein sequence MPRLTLTGLTKAYGKLTVVDRVDLTLQEGEFVSLLGPSGCGKTTTLRMIAGFVDPTGGSISVDGTVLSAPGAVVPPERRGMSMIFQSYAIWPNMTVEQNVAFGLELRKLPREEVKRRVGEILEIVQLGKLAHRYPAELSGGQQQRVALARAIVVKPSVLLLDEPLSNLDANLREEMRFEIRRLHDEFRITTVYVTHDQAEAMATSDRIAVMNAGRIEQVDAPHLLYTRPRTRFVAGFVGRTNMLEARIEGGDLLLDGVNLGAAARAGIAPDVTGAVLVSLRPQAMAILAEEPPADDGLLLRATIAERTYLGEAWDYVLAPEGTALRLRAAAPPLEAHDVGARVWLRIDPRQVAVVE encoded by the coding sequence GTGCCGCGCCTCACGCTGACCGGCCTCACCAAGGCCTATGGCAAGCTGACCGTCGTCGATCGCGTGGACCTCACGCTGCAGGAAGGCGAGTTCGTCTCACTGCTCGGCCCCTCGGGCTGCGGCAAGACCACCACGCTGCGCATGATCGCGGGGTTCGTGGATCCGACCGGCGGTTCGATATCCGTCGATGGCACCGTACTGTCGGCACCCGGCGCGGTGGTGCCGCCGGAACGCCGCGGCATGTCGATGATCTTCCAGTCCTACGCGATATGGCCGAACATGACGGTCGAGCAGAACGTCGCCTTCGGGCTGGAACTGCGGAAGCTGCCGCGCGAGGAGGTGAAACGCCGCGTCGGCGAAATCTTAGAGATCGTGCAACTCGGCAAGCTCGCGCATCGCTACCCCGCCGAATTGTCGGGCGGGCAGCAGCAGCGCGTGGCACTGGCGCGCGCCATCGTGGTGAAGCCCTCGGTCCTGCTGCTCGACGAACCGCTGTCCAATCTCGACGCCAATCTGCGCGAGGAGATGCGCTTCGAGATCCGCCGCCTGCACGACGAATTCCGCATCACCACCGTCTATGTCACGCACGACCAGGCCGAGGCGATGGCCACATCGGACCGGATCGCGGTGATGAATGCGGGGCGCATTGAACAGGTCGATGCACCGCACCTGCTCTACACGCGCCCACGCACGCGCTTCGTGGCCGGCTTCGTCGGCCGCACCAACATGCTGGAGGCGCGCATCGAGGGCGGCGACCTGCTGCTGGACGGCGTCAACCTCGGCGCCGCCGCGCGCGCCGGCATCGCGCCGGATGTCACGGGCGCCGTGCTGGTCTCGCTGCGCCCGCAAGCCATGGCGATCCTGGCCGAGGAACCGCCTGCCGATGACGGGCTGCTGCTGCGCGCGACCATCGCCGAGCGGACCTACCTGGGCGAGGCCTGGGACTACGTGCTGGCGCCCGAGGGCACCGCGCTGCGCCTGCGCGCCGCCGCACCGCCGCTGGAGGCACATGATGTCGGCGCGCGGGTCTGGCTGCGCATCGACCCACGCCAGGTGGCGGTGGTCGAGTAG